The segment CCTGGCGTTTCTCAGCAACGTGGCATGGCGCTTGTTCTAAGCCTTATTTTTCTCGCCATCATCACGATTCTCAGCCTCTCCTCTATGCAAGGGGCGATTACACAAGACCGCATGGCAGCCAACCAGCGAGACTACACTGTCGCTTTTCAAGCGGCGGAAGCCGCCCTGCGTAACGCTGAAAATCAGCTTCAGAACGATATAGTTTTTAGTAATGGCTGGCGTACTCATCAAATGAATATTGATGAATTGTCTCGAAACCCGCGCTATCGCGTGCAGCCAATGACACCGTTGGGCTCACGCCCCAACAACGCAGGCGTAGAACTGGTTGAAATGCTCTATCGCATTGAAGCGCAGGGCTTTGGTCTAGGAGAAGATACCAGCGTTACGCTGGAAGCTCTCTATGTTCGCCAGCAGCAAGTGGAAGCGCCATGAAAACAAAATCCATCAAAGCTAGTTCTATAAAAACCAGGTTTATAAAAACCAGGTCTATAAAAATTGAGCTCTTCCGCTTGTCGACCGCCGCGTTGGCACTCGTGCTATCGCTTGGCTATACCACCCCAGCGTCATTAGGTGCTGGTATTTTCCCGCCTGACCCGCCACCTGAAGAGCCGTCTCCAGACCCTCCTGGAGAGCCTGATCCAGATCCGGAACCTGAGCCTGAACCAGAGCCTGAACCACCGATTGGTGGAGGTGGAGATGGCCCCATTGACGAAGACTATGAGATACCCGAAGAGCAAACCGGGATCTCATCAGCGCCGTTAAACGTGGTTAGCCGTGTTCCACCTAACGTGCTGCTGATCTTGGATAACTCAGAAAGTGGTCAGGAAGGCTTAGATGGCCGCGTGGCTGTGGGTCGTGAGCTAGGTGATAGAGAAACATCCCTCTGTCAGGGAAGCAGTTTGAATCCAACTAACTGCCCTGCAGGGGCACGCTCGCCTCTCAGTAAATCGAGCATTATGAAGCGCGTCGGCGATGATCTAATTGAGCGCTATCGCGGCGATATCAATATGGGCCTGATGGCCTATCAGCAGAACCCCGCCTCTAGAACACGAGACAACGCCTTTAGTGGTAGCACCGTTGTATGGCGCCTGACTGAGCGAGCACTTGAGCCACGGTACTCTACCAATGCTAACCCCAGTTGGTATAACCCTGACTTTGAAGGCGCGTGGAATGCGACCACGAAACGCTATCGAGCACGCTTACCAGGACTCAACATTTACGCCTTTTTTAATGTTGGCGTACCCGGCTATATGTTTGAAGAGAGCTTCAGCACCGGCCTACCTACTAACGATATCACCGAATACTGGCGGCGTATTTCCAACCCAACAGCAACGTCTGATCAATTATCAGAGCGTTACCGTAGCCTTACTAGCGGGTCTTCAGGCTCACCCTTTATTGGCGACGGTATTTCCTATAGCTCCCCCGTCAGGTCTAACTTCACCTTACCGCTGGTCGACAGCTTACGCCAACGGGGGATTCCTAACTGGGGGTCGCATACTGCATCAATACAGCTGAACCAGTGGGAATGGCGAACCACCTCTTCGCCGGGCTTAGGCTATTTACACGTACCGATTGGTGGATTAAACGCCGATGGGACGGTTAACGACGCGCACTGGGAGGCGATCGAAACAAAACTGGGCGCTCAGCGACATGAGTGGAATGGCTCAGGCAACCCCATGACAGACCCGAACTGGCCGCTGATCGCGACGGGCTTAACGCCTATCGAAGGCACCATGTATACCGCTCGAGATTACTTTTTAAATAATACGGGGAGAAATAGCGCGTTTCGTAGCGATCAAGGACAGCGTTCAAACATCGCCATTCCTAATATCAATAACCCCGATGCCCAGCAGTGTTTGGTCAACGCCAACATTTGGCTAACCGATGGTCTACCTTCGGTTGATCGTAATGGTAATTCGCTGGGCAATAATGTGAGCGTTGCGCTGGCCAGTGCTGAGGCAGCTATTCAGCGTCTTTACGACGACACTAATGCGCAGCTGTCCAACCCCGTCAAAACCTACGTTGTTGGTTTTAACTTACCGCCAGATATCGCCAACCTACCCAACGTATCTGACGACCCGCTGGGGGATCTAGCCCGCGCAGGTGGAACCGAGCGCGCCTATTTTGCTAACAACGAAGCGTCGCTTAACCAAGTAATGCAGCA is part of the Halomonas sp. GT genome and harbors:
- a CDS encoding pilus assembly PilX family protein, with the protein product MEGPGVSQQRGMALVLSLIFLAIITILSLSSMQGAITQDRMAANQRDYTVAFQAAEAALRNAENQLQNDIVFSNGWRTHQMNIDELSRNPRYRVQPMTPLGSRPNNAGVELVEMLYRIEAQGFGLGEDTSVTLEALYVRQQQVEAP